The genome window ATCCTAAAGGAAAACCTGATGCAATGACGGCTGCAAAAACAATCCCAATTCAATACAGAAACCCTTAGTTTTAGGGTGAATTCAAAACCAACTTTGATATGCAGAAAAAAGACATCAACATTAGTGTTGAATTAGATGACCAAAACATCCCGACGGATATTATTTGGAATGCCAGTGACTTGAAAGGTCGGGACACCGCGGAGTGCCGGGCGATGTTGCTTTCACTTTGGGATGCCAAAAATAAAGATACCCTGAAACTGGATCTTTGGACCAAAGAGATGACCGTAGATGAAATGAAAATATTCTTTCATCAAACCTTGGTAACCATGGCAGATACGCTCGAAAATGCAACCAATGACGAACGTATTTCGGGGGATATGCGTGATTTCTGTGCCTATTTCGCTGAAAAAATGGAAATCAAAGAGTGAGAAAACTGAATAACGAACATTCAATATTCAACATTGAACATTGAGTGTAACCCTCGCTCCGAACGCTCTGCGTCGGAGCGGATGGTGGTTCGGTTAAGAATATAGAATAGACCCAAAACTCACGCCACTGTCTTGTTCTTCCTCATCCCAAACATCATAGGTGAGGATTTCACCGGAGGAGTTGGGGAAAGCTTTGAGGAAAGAATAGAGGGGAGGGTAACCGCAAATTCGGTAGGGGTCGTATTTCTTGCTCATCAAATTGAGGATTTTATCTGAGTTACCGGATGCTCCGAAATCAAGAAAAGACTCATCGAAACTTCGCACTTCATCAAACAGTTCTTTTGCCGGTCTATTATCTCCAAATTTCTTTCCGATGTGCGCCAAATCTCCGCTGATCGAAAAGAAGGTATCCTCATCACTCCCAAAAAGATCGCGGAGTAATCCTGAGAAATTTTCTACTTGCTGACCCTGAAACCCATCGGATTTATAGAATAGCTCATCCAAACTTCCCACCACAATTGGGACTATTTCAAAGTCATGATTCCATAAATGATTGAGCAGCACGAGGTGAAGCTCTATGCTGTGTTCAATCCGGTGCGACCGGTCTTGGAAGGTTACCCCATAGCTAATTTCGTCATTGTTGATTTGGTCTTCGATCTTTTGGATAGCTTTCCGGTCAGCTTTCACAGTACCATTAACCATCTCAAAATCCTTATTTGAAATCACAAAAGGGTGTTCTTCATATAGATCAGGATATAGGCCTGAATAATGAGAAGTAGCTAGAATGATCACCCGTTTAGGCTTTAAATTCTTTATAGAGGAAAACGCCTTTATGTAACTATTTAGCCCGACACGATAATCGATATGCGGAGCATAAAGTGCTTTGGCAGATTCAACGGGTTCTGAAGCAGGTAGTTTCTCAAAAGCCTCATTCAGAAAGTGCTCCAGCTCCTCGGCATCGTCTGGGTAGGAAAGTCCTGCGGTAATATTCTCGTGAACACCGAATTCTTCGTAATTACTCTCCTTCATTTCAGCATGTGCCTTGAAATAAGAAGAGTGAAGCAAAGCCTTCTCATCCAGAAACTGGACATATTCCAAAACCTGCTCCTTTGTGATTTTCTCATCACTGAATTCCAGAATGTCCTCCACACTTCTGCTACCATCAAATAGTGAAAATAGCGATTGGGCAGAATGTGGAACGGCAAAGTCGGAAGAAGTATATCCCATCTGGTCCTGAAAATAGAGAAAGGTCTCCCCGTTTTGTTTAATAGGAATGATCTGCACATCGTAGCGTAGGGGAGGGATGGGATCGGTATAGGATTTAAAGATTTTATCTTTCACAGTAATATTAAATGCTAAATGTTAAGTTTTAAATGTTGAATGTGTTTTTGAGATCACATGTAACATTTAGGCATTGAAAATTTAAAATTAATCATCCCGCATTTTCTGGCATTTGCAATTCTTGCCGTATTTTTTGCAGAGGGGATGGTCTGGCGCTTCTGAAATCCGGGCTTTGCAGGCGTTTCGTCCGTGATGAATCATCAGATGAGATAAATCCGTCCAGTTTTCACGGGGAAATAATGCCATCAGATCTTTTTCGATTTTGTTGGTATTCTTTTTCTCTTTAGTGAGTCCAAACCGGTTAGAAATTCGCTTTACATGCGTATCAACAACCACACCGACATTGATGTTAAAAGCATTTCCCAAAACTACGTTTGCTGTCTTTCGGGCAGCGCCTCGGAGCTTGAGTAAGTCTTTCATATTCTGAGGCACTTTTCCATCAAATTCCTCAACCAAAATGGTAGAAGTCTCCTTGAGTGACTTTGCCTTATTTCGGTAGAATCCTGTGGAACGCACTAGTTCTTCCAGCTCTTCCAGCGGGGCATCTTTCATCAGTTCCGGAGTTGGGTATGTTTCAAACAAAGCAGGAGTGGTTTTGTTGACCCGAACATCCGTACACTGCGCACTCAAGATGGTGGCAATCAGCAATTCAAAAGGATTTTTATGCTCCAGCTCACAATGCGGGTTTGGATAATGGGTATACAACTCGCTGAGAATTTCTTCCGCTCGCTCTTTTTGCTTCTTTGATTTTCGGGGGAGTTTCGGAAGTTTAGGCTCTTTGTTATTTGACATGTATGAATTCTTGTATGAAAATATAATTCCTTTTGGTTGTCATCCCGAGTGCAAAATATTACTCAAAGGATTCTAATCATGAACACGAGGGATCTCAAAATTTGCACTATCAATTAAGTAGAATTTGAGATCCTTCGCGTTAAGCTTTAGCACTGTATAAACAATTTGGGCGCTCAGGATGACAACAACAGAGGGTGCGTGAATAATCACCCCAAACATAAATAATCCATTCCACAGAAGTAACCTTGATCTATAATCGTGAGTTTCTGTGAACAATGAGATTCCCGCCTACGCGGGAATGACGGGAGGGTTGAAGTGGAGTGATTTTCTAAAACTAAGAAGACTTTGTCATCCCTGCGAAGGCAGGGATCTGGATGTAATTAAGAAGTAGAAGAGTAACCGTTCAAAATTCCTTGTTCAAAGTTCCATATTCGATGTTCATATGCTTATCTTGGGCACTCACAAGATTTTAAATAGTTAAAAGCACTCACATGTCGAATTTGGACAGTCTCGATAAAATTGTATCACTTGCTAAAGCTCGTGGTTTCATTTTTCAATCCTCAGAAATTTACGGTGGGCTCAGTGCTGTATATGATTACGGCCCTCTCGGTGTAGAGCTCAAACGAAATATCCGTGATGCCTGGTGGAAAGAAATGACCCGTCGCCACAATAATATTGTAGGTGTTGATGCAGCTATTTTCATGCATCCAAAGGTATGGGAAGCCAGTGGTCACGTAGGCGGATTCAACGATCCGATGATTGATGACAAGCAGTCCAAAAAACGCTACCGTGCGGATATGATCATTGAGCAGCATATTCAAAAGCTGCGAGACAATGATAAGGATGATGAAGCCAATCGCATTCAGGAACTGCTGGACACAACCGGAACACGTAAGGGGGTGAATGAAGATCTCTATGATATCATAATGGAAGAAGAAATTCGGGCACCTGAATCCGGAGCATTTGACTGGACGGAAGTACGCCAGTTTAACTTGATGTTCAAGACACAGTTTGGAGCTACCTCTACAGAAGAAGATGGAGTTTACCTCCGTCCTGAAACCGCTCAGGGAATTTTTGTGAACTACAAGAATGTGATGGATACGTCCAGAACATCGATTCCATTTGGGATTGCCCAAACCGGAAAGGCCTTCCGTAATGAAGTTGTAGCACGTCAGTTTGTATTCCGAATGCGTGAATTTGAGCAGATGGAAATGCAATATTTCGTGAAGCCGGGAACTGACGAAGAAGAATATGAAAAATGGCTGGAGAAACGCCTTGAGTGGCATAAGTTCATGGGGATTCGTGAGGAAAACCTACGAACAGCTCCACATCCGGAAGACAAGCTCGCTCACTATGCCCGGGCTGCTGCCGACATTCAGTACAAATACCCGATTGGCTGGCAGGAAGTGGAAGGCATTCACAACCGAACCGATTTTGACTTAACCCAGCACGCAGAGCATTCCGGAAAGAAACTGGATTACTACGATCAGAAAAATCAGGAGCGTTTTGTTCCTTATGTAATTGAGACCTCAGTAGGACTCGACCGCCTTACGCTAATGGTACTTTGTGATGCTTATCGAGAAGAGGAAGTAGACGGCGATACCCGAACGGTTCTAAAGATGAATCCAAAAATTGCACCTACTCAGGTTGGTATTTTCCCGCTTATCAAAAAGGATAAACTGCAGGATTTGGCTTATAAAATTGAAGAAGATCTTCGGGAAGAATTTTCGGTGCTCTATGACGAGTCCGGTTCCATCGGTAAACGCTATCGCCGACAGGATGAAGCAGGTACACCTTTCTGCGTAACCGTCGATTTTGACGGAGTGGAATCTGAAGGTGAGGATACGGTTACCATTCGTTACCGTGATGATATGAGTCAGGAGCGGGTGCCGGTATCAAGACTTGCAGAAGTAATCCGGGACGGAATGAAAGACTGGAAGCCGGAGTAAAAATCACTTAAAAAACGTAGAGCGGACAGCCTGTCCGCTCTACTAAGTAATCTGAAGCAGACTATAGTTTAAACTCGACCGACACGAGCCAGGTATAGCGTGCAGCTGTTTGGTTGTTGCCTTGGCCGGGTTGGAATGTTGATTCCTGTATCGCTTTGATTACAGCTTCCTCACATCCAAAACCAATTTCAGTGATCGGTTCAAAGTTTGTGGTGCTGCCGTCTTTATTGATGGTAAAGAGCACACTTACGGTCCCTTCAATTTCATTATCAATAGCCTCTTTTGGATAGTCAATTTGCTTTCTTAAGGCTCTGTTTCCTCCTTCAAGAAAAGGAATAGAATGCACGATAACGTATTCAGGTTGCTGTTCTTTGTCTTGAGAAAGATTTTGCGAAGTGCTATCCAAATCTGAAGGAGTCCGTGCAATAGGGGAAGACCCCTGATACTCAACTATAACTCTTGGACCACATGAGATAATAAAACCGGATAGAAGAACAAAGATGAATAGATTTCGGTACATAACCTGCCAGGATTTTGATCTGAATAGATATCTAATATCTACAGCAAGGTCGGGTTTTTATGGGTCATGTTAAATAGTAGAACGTAGAGCGGACAGCCTGTCCGCTCTACGCCTGTAAACAAATACTTACTTCAGCAGAATCATCTTTTTAGTTTCGGAAAGTTTACCGGAAGTGAGGCGATAGATATAAACACCACTTGGTAAATTTCGGGCATAAAAAGTAAAGGTATGGTCTCCGCTATTCATCGGTTCATTAACCAGCTTTTGGACTTCCTGTCCCAGCATATTATACACGCTGAGTTGTACCGGCCCGGCTTTAGCCAATGAAAACGTTATTTTCGTAGTTGGGTTGAAAGGATTCGGGTAGTTCTGATTTAGAGTAAATGCCCGAGGGGTTTCGTTATTCTTCTCATTGCTGTTGATGATGCCGTCATTTGAAGCCCCGGGAGTTCCACCTAACTCTGATGATGCTTCCCAGCTTGCAGCCAGAGAATTATCAGAATCAATAGCTTTTAAAGACAGGGTGTATCCGGTTCCATCTGCTTCGGCTGGCCATGGGGATTCATCGTCATACTCAACCATATCAATCAAAGAACCATTGGCATTATAAATCCGAACCTGATCGCTGCCTCCAGCCAATCCAAAATCAACTTCTCCTTTAACAAAAGTGACGTTGGGATGTATTTCTTTGAAGGCTGTGGTGTCGTTTGAAAGAACGAGGTAGCCATTAGCGGAAATTGAGACACCATCGGGGATTATGAATTCATGAGTGTCATCTTCATCTTTATATACCCAGCCAGAGACATCAATAGCTGTAGTAGAATAATTATGAAGTTCAACCCAATCGCCGGCTTCGGCTTCATCGCTTGAGTTATAATTAATCTCGTTGATCACAATTTCATCATTCTCTACTGCCCGGTAGGTTGCTTCAATTTCAACAGGGTTTGTGGTAAGCGGGAGGTTGAACATATTTCCGGTTCCGCTGACTTCTCCATTTACAAGCCAAGAATCAACTTCGAACCCTTCTTGCGGGCTTGCTTGCAGAGAGATGGAAGTATTCTCAAAATAAATGCCAGACCAATCCTCGGAGGAAATATCTGGCGTAATAGAATTCAGCTGAATGGCGCCTTCAGTAGATTGAGCAAGAGTCACTAAAACAGTATCAGTTTGCAGGGTATCTTTAATTTCAGCATAGATGCGAGCAGGATAGTCGAGCACATAAGGAACGGCGAGGCCATAGTCGTCAGCACCAAGTCCGTAGTAGAAATATTCCATGCTATAGGTTCTGTTTTTGCCGCTTATGGTTTCCCAGTTATCATCCCAGCGGTCAATATCGCGAGGCATTTCCGGGTTGATGGCAGCGTCAATGGAGTCAATTAACCCGATCATATAGCTGGGTTCAAAAGCCGTGTTTAGCATATCGGCTAAACGGTTCAGGAATATTTCACGATAAGTCGGGTTTTGGATCATGCGGCCAATCAGCCAGAATCCGGCAGGTTCTTCCGCCAGGTATGAAGTGAAAACATCTGTATAGGTTCCAGGTTCACCGTCAAAGTTTCTCCACCAGTCAAAATCATGGGAGATATAATGCCATTTTCCGCCTGTTTCCTGAGGTCTCCAATAGCGCAGGTTGTTAGGATCTCCGTGAGAAGTATAAACCTGATATACCCAGTGATCCGTAAAGCTTTCCAGGTCAATGAGAGAATCAGCCAGGGCAAAAAACTCAGGCTCGCTAAGTGATTCATTTTGAAATACGGCCAAAAGGTCTTCATAATTGTCATAGCTGCCGTCCTTCACATCATCATAGTCCTTAATCATGTCGATATCGTCATAGCCGTAGCGGGATTCCACAAAATCATCGCTCTTGCGCTCTTGCAAATTATAAATCCCCCAATACTTCCCGTTAATGTAGAGGATGACAGGCTCATAAGCCTGCATGGCATTCTTGTGCCCCCATTGCAAGTTGATGGTGTACATAAGCTCGTTCAGTAAGCGTGAACGTTCTTCAGCCCCAGCGCGCAACTGAAATCCATCGTAATTGGTGTAATCATTTTGCGGAAAGAGCTCATACTCCAGTTCGTCAATCCCATACTCCGCGTTATTATTGATGGTGAATGATTTTTTATGAAATCCACGGCTGAAGTTACCGGCCATTCCGGCTCCGGCAGAAAACTCAAATTCAATAGCGCCATTTTCAGCGATGTATTCTATGTGAACCGGATATTCAAACTCTTCATAGTAATTGGCTCCGAAATACGGGAAGCTTCCGGTAGTTTCGGCGGTGTCACCAATCACATACATTCCTTTTTCATAGTCGAAGAGGCTATCAGGCTCCATCACAAATGATACAACCGGAATGGTGTGGCTCTCATCAAAAAAATAACTGTTGGTTGTAACATCACTTGCGGCCAGCCCCGGTGCTATGGCAATGGCTCGGATAACCGAAGAACTGTCAACGGTAATAGGTCCTTCATACAAAGTTGAGTTTGAGGTGGGAACTGCGCCGCCAACTTCATACCTGATTTCCGCATTGGAAGAAGGGGTAGTAATGCCAACAACTTGCGAGCCTGCATAGAAGCCGGTTTCTAAACTAAATTCAGGAGCTTCTGCCTGATCCTGCATTTGGCCACCTGAGTTACTGGCACCCGGTGTTGGAGTTAGAAACTGAAAAGAACCGGTTCCATCAGGAATTCGACCCCAGGCAATGTCTTCTGTTTGTTCACCGAAAGAAACGGAGTCGATGCGGGTAACGCCATCTTTATCAGTCAGGATAACAAACTCCCCGCCTGCACTCAATTTTGTATCAACATGGAGCGGGCCCTGATCGGTGTCTTCATCAAACCAAAGGATGAGGTATGCTCCGGGAGCAATAGTCGTTGCCGCACTTTGTCCGGTTGGAATCTGCCACTTATCGAATTCATCAGGATCATCAGACACATACATGCCGCCAAAGTTGATGGAGACATCAGAGGTGTTATAAATTTCAACCCAGTCGTCTGATTGGCCATTTTCATCTTCATGAGAAGCACTGTTGGAAGCTACAATCTCATTAATTTTTATTTGAGCCTGTACGGAAAAAGTAGCTGTGAAAGCGAATAACAGGACTAGGGCTGAAAATTTTTTCATAGGAAGTTAAAATATGATGAGACCAATTAGCGCTCAGGATGACAACTTCAGGTACGTTATCTTGAACTCACGTTAAGTTTATTAAAAGAAAGATAACGAATTGCCGAATTCTGCTGTGATTAGAATTCTTTATTGTAAGGAAGAGAGTAACTCACGGGCTTGCCCTAAATTCCAGTCGTCTATATAATTTTCAGGGGTGATTTTAAGAACTTCTTTTAAAGTCTGAGTAGCTTTTGCATTCTCACCGGCACGCTCATAATGGCGGGCTAAATCGAGTTTATACCGCAGGGTTTGGTCAGGATCTAATCTGATGGCTTTTTGCATGTATTGCACTGCTTTTTGGTTGGAAGCTCCTTCAGGCACACCCTGAGAAAATAACCCGGCTGCAAATTTTTGAGCCGTCCCAATGTTTGCAACTTTACTGTGCCAAAGTCCTAACAAATGCCAGGCCGGACCATAATCCGGAAGCAATTCAACGGCTTTTTCGGAATGCTTTTTGACCACGTGTGATTTCTTAATCCGGGTTTGAGTATCCGATAAATCGGATATCCGTCCATTGGCTATGGCATATACAAAATGAGAGTAACCCTGGTTTGGATAAAGCCGAATCGTTTTTTCAGCGTATTTAAGAGCTTCCTGATAATTGCTCATCATTTCTTCTTCCGAATCATACCGATAGCCAACCCGTGCATATAGCAGGCTTGTATGCCAAAGGGCTTCAAAGTTGGTGCTATTTGCTTTAAGTACTTTTTGATAGGCTGCCAATGCTTTCTTTTCTTCACTCTGATCAAAATAGGAATGGGCGACTGTTAAAAGGGAATCTTCGGAAGTACTCTGCCCAACCCCACGGGTTTGGATAGTGAAGGTCAGAATCAGCATCAATAAAAATGGATGTAAAAAAGTATTCATACGCTTAAAATAAAATTTTAAGAACGCTTTTTGTATAACCGTAACCTCTAAATTTATTATTCTCATAACTGGCGCATGATCATGTGATAGCAATAGTAATATCTAACGGTTAAAGTCTCATACAGTTACACTAAATAAACCATGCAGAAAAGCTCTTTACAAATTTTCTTCTTTAGCGGCCTCTTATTTATCTCTTTCTTTCTGTCATGTGATAATACGCTAAAACCTATCGATACTGATTTTGGTATTTATGCAGTATATGGAGCTTTAGATCTGAATAAAGAAACGAATTTTATTCGGGTCAGAGATTTAAATCAACCTTTTACTGAGGATGCTACACGTGAAATTGACGCCGAGGTAACTCTTGAAAATCTGGAATCCGGCTTTAGTGAAGTTTTTCAGGATCGCAGGGA of Balneola sp. contains these proteins:
- the gldC gene encoding gliding motility protein GldC; translated protein: MQKKDINISVELDDQNIPTDIIWNASDLKGRDTAECRAMLLSLWDAKNKDTLKLDLWTKEMTVDEMKIFFHQTLVTMADTLENATNDERISGDMRDFCAYFAEKMEIKE
- the amrB gene encoding AmmeMemoRadiSam system protein B — its product is MKDKIFKSYTDPIPPLRYDVQIIPIKQNGETFLYFQDQMGYTSSDFAVPHSAQSLFSLFDGSRSVEDILEFSDEKITKEQVLEYVQFLDEKALLHSSYFKAHAEMKESNYEEFGVHENITAGLSYPDDAEELEHFLNEAFEKLPASEPVESAKALYAPHIDYRVGLNSYIKAFSSIKNLKPKRVIILATSHYSGLYPDLYEEHPFVISNKDFEMVNGTVKADRKAIQKIEDQINNDEISYGVTFQDRSHRIEHSIELHLVLLNHLWNHDFEIVPIVVGSLDELFYKSDGFQGQQVENFSGLLRDLFGSDEDTFFSISGDLAHIGKKFGDNRPAKELFDEVRSFDESFLDFGASGNSDKILNLMSKKYDPYRICGYPPLYSFLKAFPNSSGEILTYDVWDEEEQDSGVSFGSILYS
- the nth gene encoding endonuclease III, which encodes MSNNKEPKLPKLPRKSKKQKERAEEILSELYTHYPNPHCELEHKNPFELLIATILSAQCTDVRVNKTTPALFETYPTPELMKDAPLEELEELVRSTGFYRNKAKSLKETSTILVEEFDGKVPQNMKDLLKLRGAARKTANVVLGNAFNINVGVVVDTHVKRISNRFGLTKEKKNTNKIEKDLMALFPRENWTDLSHLMIHHGRNACKARISEAPDHPLCKKYGKNCKCQKMRDD
- a CDS encoding glycine--tRNA ligase — translated: MSNLDSLDKIVSLAKARGFIFQSSEIYGGLSAVYDYGPLGVELKRNIRDAWWKEMTRRHNNIVGVDAAIFMHPKVWEASGHVGGFNDPMIDDKQSKKRYRADMIIEQHIQKLRDNDKDDEANRIQELLDTTGTRKGVNEDLYDIIMEEEIRAPESGAFDWTEVRQFNLMFKTQFGATSTEEDGVYLRPETAQGIFVNYKNVMDTSRTSIPFGIAQTGKAFRNEVVARQFVFRMREFEQMEMQYFVKPGTDEEEYEKWLEKRLEWHKFMGIREENLRTAPHPEDKLAHYARAAADIQYKYPIGWQEVEGIHNRTDFDLTQHAEHSGKKLDYYDQKNQERFVPYVIETSVGLDRLTLMVLCDAYREEEVDGDTRTVLKMNPKIAPTQVGIFPLIKKDKLQDLAYKIEEDLREEFSVLYDESGSIGKRYRRQDEAGTPFCVTVDFDGVESEGEDTVTIRYRDDMSQERVPVSRLAEVIRDGMKDWKPE